CAATTGCTCGAGACGCAAAGCGTCCTTGAGCAGCATTTTCGCGAGATGCAGGATCTCGAGTTCACCGTGGAGCGGGGGACGCTGTACCTGCTGCAGACGCGGACGGGCAAACGCACCACGGCAGCGGCGCTTCGCATTGCCACGGAGATGGTGACGGAGGGATTGATCGATCAGCATGAGGCGGTGCGCCGTATCCAGCCGAACCAGCTCGATCAGTTGCTGCACCGCGTGATCAGCCCGACCGTGCGGGCGACCCCGATTGCGATCGGGTTGCCGGCCAGCCCCGGGGCCGCCAGCGGCATGGCCGTGTTTGATCCGGACGCCGCGGAGCAACGCGCCGCAAAGGGGGAGCATGTCATTCTGGTACGCGAGGAGACGACGCCGGAGGACTTTCACGGCATCGTCGCCGCGCGCGCCGTGCTGACAGCCCGCGGCGGCATGACGTCGCACGCCGCCGTCGTGGCGCGGGGCATGGGCAAATGCGCCATCGTCGGATGCACGGCGGTGGAGATTTCGCATCAGCAACGTCAGCTGAAAGTCGGCGACATCATCGTGCGAGAAGGCGAGTTCATCACGCTCGATGGCGGCACGGGCCGCGTGTTTCTCGGTGATTTGCCCATGGTACCCAGTGAGGTGATGCGCGTGAACAGCGGGACACTCGCCGCGAGCGAGTCCCCGGTGTACCAGTCGTTCGCGCGCCTCATGACCTGGGCCGATGCCGAGCGTCGACTGAGGGTGCGCGCCAACGCCGACACCCCCCGCGATGCGCGGGTCGCCCGCAGTTTTGGCGCGGAAGGCATTGGCCTTTGTCGCACCGAACACATGTTCTTTGAAGGGGATCGCATTGTCGGGATGCGCGAGATGATTGTCGCACGCGACGAAGGGGGGAGGCGACGCGCGCTCGAGAAGCTGTTGCCAATGCAGCGCGCGGACTTCGAGGGCATCTTCGAGGCGATGGATGGCCTTCCGGTCACTATTCGACTCCTCGATCCACCGTTGCATGAATTCCTGCCCCACGACGGCAAGGAATCGGTGATCCTGGCGCAAACACTGGGGATTCCGCGCGCGGAACTTACGCGAATCGTTTCGGCACTGCGCGAATCCAATCCGATGCTCGGCCATCGTGGATGTCGCCTCGGCATCGTGTATCCGGAAATCACCGAGATGCAGGCGCGGGCGATCTTCGAGGCCGCGGTGCGTGTCTCGCGACGTGGCATTGAAGTGCACCCCGAGATCATGGTGCCGCTGGTGGCAGACGTTGCGGAGTTTCGCCACCAGCACGCGGTCATCCAACGGGCAGCGGAGAGCGTGATGGGCGTCATGGGCGAACCGGTTCCGTACCTGACGGGCACGATGATCGAGTTGCCTCGCGCGGCGCTGACGGCTGACGAGATCGCGACGGAGGCCGAGTTCTTTTCGTTCGGCACGAACGACCTGACGCAGACGACTTTCGGCTTGAGTCGTGACGATTCCGGTCGATTCCTGCCGCATTATCTGGAGATGGGACTGTTGGCCGACGATCCGTTTCAGGTGCTGGATCGACGTGGCGTCGGCAAGCTCATTCGCATGGCGGTCCACGATGGTCGGGCCGTGCGCC
This genomic window from Gemmatimonadaceae bacterium contains:
- a CDS encoding pyruvate, phosphate dikinase; this encodes MTRTVYSFGNGRSDGTREMKAVLGGKGANLAEMTNLGVPVPPGFIIATGECVAYLDNGSIAERLRDEVAAALRQLETASGKQFGDPANPLLVSVRSGAAVSMPGMMETILNLGLNDETVEGLARASGNPRFAFDSYRRFLQMYADVVLAVPISRFEQLLSSKRLAHGVATDAELPAEALRTLVAEYKQVIRLGAGREFPMDPREQLWGAIEAVWRSWTLKKAVDYRRVNGISHTLGTAVSIVSMVFGNMGDDSGTGVAFTRDPSTGERRFYGEFLVNAQGEDVVAGIRTPLHIDEMAQHLPAAYAQLLETQSVLEQHFREMQDLEFTVERGTLYLLQTRTGKRTTAAALRIATEMVTEGLIDQHEAVRRIQPNQLDQLLHRVISPTVRATPIAIGLPASPGAASGMAVFDPDAAEQRAAKGEHVILVREETTPEDFHGIVAARAVLTARGGMTSHAAVVARGMGKCAIVGCTAVEISHQQRQLKVGDIIVREGEFITLDGGTGRVFLGDLPMVPSEVMRVNSGTLAASESPVYQSFARLMTWADAERRLRVRANADTPRDARVARSFGAEGIGLCRTEHMFFEGDRIVGMREMIVARDEGGRRRALEKLLPMQRADFEGIFEAMDGLPVTIRLLDPPLHEFLPHDGKESVILAQTLGIPRAELTRIVSALRESNPMLGHRGCRLGIVYPEITEMQARAIFEAAVRVSRRGIEVHPEIMVPLVADVAEFRHQHAVIQRAAESVMGVMGEPVPYLTGTMIELPRAALTADEIATEAEFFSFGTNDLTQTTFGLSRDDSGRFLPHYLEMGLLADDPFQVLDRRGVGKLIRMAVHDGRAVRPGLKVGICGEHGGDPQSIAFCHGIGMDYVSCSPYRVPIARLAAAHAALAEGTSATRH